GCTGGTAATCGTCATCCCCATGGAGGGTTGGATGATCGTAATTTCCTCCACCGGCTCGCCGGGTACCGTGGTGGGACCGGGCGTTGGTGTGGGCGTCGGCCCGGCGGTCGGGATCAGCAGGCGCTGACCGATGTAGATACGATTGGGATTGCTGATATGGTTGACCCGCATCAACGTGGCGACAGATACGCTGAAGCGCCGGCCAATGGCTGACAGCGTATCGCCCCGACGCACGACGTAGACGATGGCGCCAGCTTGCGCGGCCTTGCCTGCGCTGATCACCTGCGGTGCATGGCTCACCGGTGCGGCCAGGGCCACACCCTGCCCGGCCGCCAGCAGCAGCAGCGCGCCCAGCAAGATGCCACCCACAGCCAGCGCCAGCCACAATCTGTTGATCGCTTTCATCCTATTTTCTCCTCTCTGGTTGCTCTGATTACCTGTCATTACCTGTCATGACAAACACTGCAGAACCTTGCCCGTCCGCCCTTCGATCGTCGCATCCTGCTGCAAACGGCCATCTGCGTGGAGGCGCGTCACAATCTGATCCAACCGCCAGGCCTCCCAGTCGAACAACCGGCAGACCGCGCCTGCTGGCGCCGTCACCACCGTGTTCAGGTAAGCGAGCAAGATACGACTCATGGCTTCCGTGCTGTTGATATGACGAGCAACCGTGATGATGGACGCGAAGCGGCGCGGCAGCAGGTCATAGATGTAGCAGTATTTCCAGGCGTTGGTGTCCGCGATGCCCACTTTGACAATTTGCCACTTCATTTGCAGTTCGGCCAGGGCACGATCGAAGCGACCCATGTTATCTTCACCGGCCAGGCGGGCCGCGCGGCGCAGTTCGCTGGTGGGCAGTGCGCCCTGCAAGAGCAACGCTTCCGCCACCTGGCGCGCCTCGGCCGTGAGTTTGGCATCGTGATACAGCTCACGGAAATCGTCCGGCTCCCCAAAGCTGCCGCTGAGGGCATAGAAACTTGGGGCGAGGCTCAGGCTGATGAAAACCGGCTTGCGTTTGAGAAACTTGCCGTACAGCACATCGCCGGCAATCGGCAGATCGTCCTTCCACTGCCAGGCCAGGCCCAGCTCGCGCTCGTTATGATGGGCCGGCGGCGCCTTTTCCATACCGCACAGCGCCCCATACAGCGTCGGCAGTTCCATGCCCTTCGCCGAAAAGAGCAGGCACATCCCCACCTGGTTGATGAACGCCAACGCTTCCGCCGGCGTGTTGACACGCAGGTCTGCTCGCTGGCGATAGCGGCGCGCCCGCTCCGTCGCCAGGGTCACCTCGTTCCACACGTGCGATTTTCCTCCATGTCCTCGCGGCTGCAGGCAGCATCAGCGCCTGTTCGATCGGTAAACAAAAAGACCGGCGCGCCCAAAGGGCAGACCGGTCTCGGCGCTGCCGCGGGCGCCATGCACCGTCAGAGTGAAAAACGCGGCGCTCAGCTCTGGCGGAAGCTGTATCACCCAGTCTGCTCGATAGTCGAGCAACTTGACAACAGGAAACTTGATGCCGACTTCGCAGCCCCACAGGTTGTACGGATGACGAACAACCAAATTGTAGCACAGGTTGTGGCAAAGCGGCAACATGGATGCACCGAAAAAAGCGAGGCGTCCTTGTTCCCCTCTACGCCGTTTCGCCTACCTCGCCTGCGCCACTTACCGGTTGACCATTCACCACGAACCGGGTATACTGTACAACCAGAATCCAGTCAGGCATAGGCCATACCGGAATTCAGGATGACATGACGATTCTATTCGAACCTTTGCGACATCACCGCTGCCCCTGGCGGATCATTACGTTGATCGTGATTGCCACCGTCGTGCTGAGCGGCTGTTCTGCGGCAACCAAACCGCGCGATTTACGCAGTGTGCCGCTGGAAAGCAGCGTGCTGTATCTGCAGAACGGGGCCTTGCGCACCCAGACCCTCAATGACGGCGCCGCGCGCGTGCTGGCGACCAGCGTGCGCGTCGGCTGCGCGCCCTATGCCATCGCGCCAGACGGCAGTCGCGTCGCGTACCAGGATCAAAACGGCGTCTGGTGGGCCATCTCCACCGCCGGCGGTGCAGCCGTGCAGATCAGCGACAAGCCGGTGCAGATGGTGGCGTGGTTGCCCAGCAGCCAGGGCGTTTACTTCAGTGACGGCGCTGACATTCGCGCCCTGCTCTTCGATCAGACGCGCAGCAGCGCGGTGCTGCCCGGCGGCGGTCAGCGTTTCGTCTCGCCCACCTGGGCGCCCAACGGGGAGCATATCGCGCTCATTGAAAACCCGCGTGCCAACGTAGCTGAAGTCAAGCTGGCCAAAGCTGACGGCTCTGGCATGCGCAGCCTGGGTCGCGTCTTGCTTTCCCCCACCGAAGCAACGGAGCTGTGTCCGCCGCAGATCATCTGGTCGCCAGACAGCACCCGCTTTCTGTTCAATCCTGGACGCAGCGCTACCATCTTCTACCTGACCGGCGGAACCCCTTTGCCTCTGCCCGCGCATGGCGCCGACGCAGTCTACGCCTGGGCGCCGGATGGCAGCCAGGTGGCGTTCACCGATGGTCAGGGCACGCTGTGGCTGGTCAGCAGCGGCGGCACGGGCGTGCGCAACGTGGCAGACGCCGTCGCCGGCCCGGCCTGGTCGCCAGATGGTAAGCAAGTGGCTTACATCAGCCAGGATAAAGGCGGCTACGCATTGCGCACCTATGATCTGAGCCGCAGCAGTACACGCCTGCTGGTGCAGGTACCGAATGATGCGTTGCTCAACCCGCAGTGGTTCCCCGCTGCTGAGGCGCTCCTGTTCACTCGCCAGGCGCGTGATGGCAGCAGTACCATCTGGACGGTGCCGGCCAGCGGGAGCGGCAGCGCGCAGCAGATCGCATCTGGCGCGGCGGCCACGTTGTTCCAGAAACCCAAATGACCGGTGGTAAGCTCACGATGTCACCCATTCGCTTGATCCTCGCGGACGATCATGTGATGCTGCGGCAAGGCACTCTGGCCCTGCTGGCGCGCGAACCGGACCTGATAGTGGTCGGTGAGGCCAATGACGGCGCCGAGGCTGTGCGCCTGGCCGAAATGCTGCGCCCAGATGTGGTGGTGATGGATGTGCGCATGCCCAACATGAACGGCATCGAGGCTACGCGTCAGATCTGCAGCCGCACGCTGGGCGTGCAGATCCTGGTGCTCACCGCGCACGAAGATGATGAGTATGTCTTTGCGTTGCTCGAAGCCGGCGCCAGCGGCTATCTGCTCAAAACGGCTCCGGTATCCGAGCTGGTCCGCGCCATTCGCGGCGTGATGGCCGGCGAATCTGTCATGGCGCCCAGCATCGTGCGCAAGCTGGTCAACCGCGTCAGCGGGCG
This genomic window from Candidatus Amarolinea dominans contains:
- a CDS encoding PD40 domain-containing protein; translated protein: MTILFEPLRHHRCPWRIITLIVIATVVLSGCSAATKPRDLRSVPLESSVLYLQNGALRTQTLNDGAARVLATSVRVGCAPYAIAPDGSRVAYQDQNGVWWAISTAGGAAVQISDKPVQMVAWLPSSQGVYFSDGADIRALLFDQTRSSAVLPGGGQRFVSPTWAPNGEHIALIENPRANVAEVKLAKADGSGMRSLGRVLLSPTEATELCPPQIIWSPDSTRFLFNPGRSATIFYLTGGTPLPLPAHGADAVYAWAPDGSQVAFTDGQGTLWLVSSGGTGVRNVADAVAGPAWSPDGKQVAYISQDKGGYALRTYDLSRSSTRLLVQVPNDALLNPQWFPAAEALLFTRQARDGSSTIWTVPASGSGSAQQIASGAAATLFQKPK
- a CDS encoding response regulator transcription factor, with product MSPIRLILADDHVMLRQGTLALLAREPDLIVVGEANDGAEAVRLAEMLRPDVVVMDVRMPNMNGIEATRQICSRTLGVQILVLTAHEDDEYVFALLEAGASGYLLKTAPVSELVRAIRGVMAGESVMAPSIVRKLVNRVSGRKTHPAEDEIEALTGREMEVLRLLAQGMTNKQIADTLVISDRTVQTHLSNIFAKLAVSSRTEAVLVAMKRNLLQAP